In Nitrospirota bacterium, one DNA window encodes the following:
- a CDS encoding glycosyltransferase — MKILLVIESSGGGSSKCVIDLAKFLLDSGHEVHLIYSPLRMDYKFEKSINELISAGLFLYSIPMKTKPSFSDFWCILLIRRYIVSHGPFNIIHGHSSKGGALSRLSAVFTASKKVFTPHTLITMDPQISLIKKQVYKFIEHLLFFITDAVITVSEQEYDHCVDMGFAKDKLYLIPIGIDIYMHQSKQYSRENFNIPNDHVCVGFVGHNLPAKSVHTLIGAFKKLILNNNRCSLILVGNGFSPIHSLISDLQLDDHVFILGELDGYASMFLFDIFALSSRYETGPYVVLEAMQAGLPIVTTEVGRCGLYVVHKGNGFIVPVNDEDSLLRALVLLTEDKELRRSMGKKSLVLVKQFNVQRMNSDILKLYNALSQG; from the coding sequence ATGAAAATATTATTAGTTATTGAATCAAGCGGTGGTGGGTCTAGTAAATGTGTTATTGACTTGGCAAAATTCTTATTGGATAGCGGGCATGAAGTACATTTGATATATTCACCACTGAGGATGGATTATAAATTTGAAAAAAGTATCAATGAATTAATATCTGCTGGTCTGTTCTTATATTCTATTCCAATGAAGACAAAACCGTCTTTTTCTGATTTCTGGTGTATCCTACTAATAAGACGATATATTGTATCGCATGGCCCTTTCAATATAATTCACGGTCATAGTTCTAAAGGTGGAGCCTTATCTAGATTATCTGCGGTATTTACAGCTTCTAAAAAGGTATTTACGCCCCATACTTTAATAACGATGGATCCTCAAATAAGTTTAATAAAAAAACAAGTTTACAAATTTATTGAACATTTATTGTTCTTTATAACAGACGCTGTAATAACTGTTTCGGAGCAAGAGTATGACCACTGCGTAGATATGGGATTTGCTAAAGATAAATTGTATTTAATACCAATTGGGATCGATATATATATGCATCAATCAAAACAGTATAGTCGTGAAAATTTTAATATTCCGAATGATCATGTTTGTGTTGGATTTGTTGGGCATAATTTGCCAGCTAAATCAGTACATACTCTCATAGGTGCATTCAAAAAACTAATATTAAACAACAACAGATGCTCCTTGATATTGGTAGGTAATGGGTTTAGTCCTATACACAGTTTAATATCAGATTTACAACTAGACGACCATGTCTTTATTTTGGGTGAATTAGACGGCTATGCTTCAATGTTTCTTTTTGATATATTCGCTTTAAGCAGTAGATATGAAACAGGGCCTTATGTAGTTTTAGAAGCCATGCAAGCTGGGTTACCCATAGTAACTACTGAAGTAGGAAGATGTGGGCTTTATGTTGTTCATAAGGGTAATGGTTTCATAGTTCCAGTCAATGATGAAGATTCACTGCTTAGAGCATTAGTTTTATTGACTGAAGACAAGGAGTTGCGACGTAGTATGGGCAAAAAATCATTGGTTTTAGTCAAACAATTTAATGTTCAGCGTATGAACAGCGATATTTTGAAACTATACAATGCACTTTCCCAGGGTTAG